CGCCGCGAACTGCGCGCGGTTGGCGGCGTCGGTGACGAAGGTGCGGTAGACGTCGCGCATGAACGCGGCCGCCTTTCCGTTGCCGAGCATCTCCTCCTGCTTGACCGGGTCCCGGGAGCCGATGGCGGTGAGGAGCTGGGTGAACAGGCCGTTGTCGGTGATCGGCCGCGAGGTGGGGGAGAGCCCGGCGGGCAGCCGGTCCACCCCGTCGTAACTCACCTCGGCGGGCACCCGGAAGTCGATGACCTTGGTCAGGCCGAGCTTCGCGACCGTGCCGAGGTCGGCGTCGGTGAGCTTGCTGAGGCCGTCGGCGCGGAAGACGCGTCCTTCGCCGACGCGCTCTCCGTCGTACGTCCGGTATCCACCGACGTCCCGGACGTTGACCGCGCCCTGGAGGGGGATCTGGCGGTCGGCGGCCACGGAGGCGGCGGCCGTGTGGCGGGGCGCCGTGGGCGCCGCGGCTTCCGAGGGGGCTGCCCAGGCGGGCAGCGTGCCCAGGGCGAGCGCGGAGATCGCCAGTCCGGTTGCGGTACGGGTACGAGCACGGGAGATACGCATCGGTTCGCCTTCCCAACGGCCTACCAAGCGATTGTTTGGCCGAAGGTAGCGATGTGATCTTGAGGGGGGAAGGGGCGTGCGCGAAGAGGTGCCGTGCGAGCGGGGCCGTGAGCATGTTAGGGTTATGTGTTGCAGTTTTGGTACCCATGAACTTTATGTGCGCCTGACGGGAATGCTCCGAGGGCGCATTATTGTTTTTCCGGTTCTCTCCGGTATGGGGGTCATTGCAGCGCTGGAGATTCGCAATTCGGTGTTTCTCCATTCACTGCCCCTGTTGAGGAGATTGACATGGCAACCGGCACCGTTAAGTGGTTCAACTCGGAAAAGGGCTTCGGCTTCATCGAGCAGGACGGCGGCGGCCCCGACGTCTTCGCCCACTACTCGAACATCGCGTCCTCGGGCTTCCGTGAGCTCCTCGAGGGCCAGAAGGTCTCCTTCGAGGTGACGCAGGGCCAGAAGGGCCTGCAGGCCGAGAACATCGTTCCTGCCTGATCGTCGCAGCGCGCGAACCTCACAGCCGAGGCCCGCACCGGAAGGTGCGGGCCTCGGCTTGCGCTGTCATCGGGCCCAACCGGGCCCAGAGCCGCACCGGCTCAGAGGTCCGGAAGTCCAGCGACCAGGAAGGCATTACTGCATGAACCGCTCCGAACGCCCGGCACGCCCCGCCCGCAAGCGCCCCGCCACCGCAGGCGGAAACACCGGCGGCAGGGGACGGCCGTCCGGCCAGGCGAAGGGCTCCGCGCACGGCGCGAGGAAGTCCGGCAACCGCAGGCCGAAGCCGGTCCAGGGCGGCGAGTTCGCCCTGCCCGAGAGCGTCACGCCCGCCCTGCCCGCCGTCGAGGCCTTCGGTGAGCTGGACATGCCCGAGGCCCTCCTGAAGACGCTGGCCGCCCAGGGGGTCACCGACCCCTTCCCGATCCAGGCAGCCACGCTCCCCAACTCCCTCGCCGGGCGCGACATCCTCGGCCGCGGCCGGACCGGTTCCGGCAAGACCCTCGCCTTCGGCCTGGCCCTCCTGGCCCGCACCGCCGGCCACCGCGCCGAGCCGAAGTCGCCGCTCGCCATGGTCCTGGTCCCCACGCGCGAGCTGGCCCAGCAGGTGACGGACGCGCTCACCCCGTACGCGACGGCGGTCAACCTCCGCCTCGCCACCGTCGTCGGCGGCCTCTCCATCACCCGCCAGGCGAGCACCCTCCGCCGCGGCGCGGAGATCATCGTCGCCACCCCCGGCCGCCTCAAGGACCTCATCGAGCGCGGCGACTGCGACCTGTCGCGGGTCCGCGTCACCGTCCTCGACGAGGCCGACCAGATGGCCGACATGGGCTTCATGCCGCAGGTCACGGCGCTGCTCAAGCAGGTCGAGCAGGGCGGCCAGACCATGCTCTTCTCGGCGACGCTCGACAAGAACATCGACCGGCTCGTACGGATGTTCCTCACCGATCCCGTCGTGCACTCCGTCGACCCGTCCGCGGGCGCGGTGACGACGATGGAGCACCACGTGCTCTACGTCGCCGACGAGACGGACAAGAAGGCCGTCGCCATGCGCATCGCCGCCCGCGAAGGCCGCGTGATCATGTTCCTGGACACCAAGCGCGCCGTGGACCGCTTCACCAAGCGGCTCCTCGCCAACGGCGTCCGCGCCTCCGGACTGCACGGCGGACGCTCGCAGCCGCAGCGCAACCGCACGCTCGACCAGTTCAAGAACGGCCAGGTCACCGCGTTGATCGCGACGAACGTCGCGGCCCGCGGCATCCACGTCGACGACCTCGACCTCGTCGTGAACGTCGACCCGCCCACCGACCACAAGGACTACCTCCACCGCGGCGGCCGCACCGCTCGTGCGGGCGAGTCCGGCAGCGTCGTCACCCTCGTCCTGCCCGACGAGAAGCGCGAGATGACGCGGCTCATGACCGACGCCGAGATCCGCCCGAACACGGCCCGCGTCACCTCCTCCGACGAGGAGCTGGTGCGGATCACCGGGGCGCGCGAGCCCTCCGGCGTGCCGGTCGTCATCGAGGTGCCGCAGCCGCAGCAGCAGCCCGCCGCACGGGGCGGCGCCCAGCGGCGCCGGCGTCCGCGCGGCGCCGGAGGCGCTGCCGCGGGCCAGGGTCAGGGCCAGGGGCAGCGCAGGGTTCCCCGTCAGGGTCAGGGCCAGGGCGGTCAGGGCCAGGGCGGCCAGGCCAGGAGCGGTTCCGCCGGGGCCGGCGGCAACGGCGGCGGCGGTCGTGCCCGCCGCGGGCGCGCCGGTGGCGGAGCACAGGGAGGCCGCCGCTCCGCGGCGTGACACCGCTTCCCGTCGTACCAGTACGAGAACCGCCCGCAGCCCCTCGCCGAGGCTGCGGGCGCGCCGGAAGGAGCCCGCCCGATGACACCGGAGCGCGAACCCGTCGCCCTGCCCCTGCTCGACGACGACCGTGCGGCCCTGCGCGCCGACTGCGGCAGCTGCTCCGGGCTGTGCTGCGTGGCCCTCACCTTCTCCAAGTCCTCGGACTTCCCCGTGAACAAGGACGCGGGCGAGCCCTGCGGCAACCTGGCGGAGGACTTCAGGTGCGGCATCCACCGCGACCTCCGGGACAAGGGTTACCGGGGTTGCACCGTGTTCGACTGCTTCGGTGCGGGGCAGCGGGTCTCCCAGGGCACCTTCGAGGGGCGCGACTGGCGTCGGGATCCGGCCACCGCGCGCCAGATGTTCGAGGTCTTCCCGCTCATGCGGCAGATCCACGAACTGCTCTGGTACCTGACCGAGGCGCTCACCCACCCGCAGACCCGGCCGATCGCCGCCGACCTGGAGCGCGTCCTCGCCGAGACCGAGCGGCTGGCCCAGGGCAGCCCCGACGCGGTCGCCCGGACGGACGTCGCCGCGCACCGCCAGGTCGTCAACACGCTCCTGCTGCGCACCAGCGAACTCGTCCGTGCCGAGCACCACGGCCAGAGCGGTCGCGGAGGGAAGGGCGGCAAGGGCGGCAAGGGTGCCAAGAAGAAGGACCGCAGGGGCGCCGACCTCATCGGCGCGCGGCTCAAGGGCGCCGACCTCAAGGGCGTCGACCTGCGCGGCGCGTACCTCATCGGCGCCGATCTGCGCGACGCCGACCTGCGGGCGGCCGACCTCATCGGCGTGGACTTCCGCGACACGGACCTGCGGGGCGCCGACCTGACCGGCGCGCTCTTCCTCACCCAGTCGCAGGTGAACGCGGCCAAGGGCGACGACCGTACGAGACTCCCCGCCGCCCTCCACCGTCCCGGGCACTGGTCCCAGGACTGATCACCTGGCCGCGAGCCGCTACGTGTCGCACTCCAGCACCGTCCGGCACAGCGTGCACCGCACCCGCATCCGGCCCCGCACCGGCACCCGGATCCGCTGATGGCAGGTGGGACAGGGGAACGTCACGCGGAGCGCGCCGCGACCGCCGCTGCCGTCGCCGTCGTCGGAGAAGCTGTACGCCCCCGCGGCCCCCGACGCCCCCGCCCCTCCGTTCGCCGTCGCCCCGCCCCGCCCCGCCGTCCCGTGCTCGCGCGCGTACCGCCGGTCCTTCGCGTACCGCCGCCGCCCCGCCCACCCCGCCGCCGTCAGCGGCGGCTGCTGCTCGTCGCGGCGGGCCTGGGCGAGCCCCTTCGTGTACGCCGTGTAGGCCTGCGCGCTGGTGAACCACGTCTCCGGCGCCTCGCCGAACGCCAACGCCCGCTTGGCCAGGACGTATCCGAATTCCTCCGGGGTCAGATAGCCGAGCTTCTGCGAGGAGGCGCCGTCCTCGCGGTAGGCGTCGAGCAGCAGCCAGCCCGCGCCCAGGTACGTGGTGGCGGTGTCGGTCAGGATCTCGTTGTCGCGCGTGCCGGGGAACGACAGGTCGAGCCGGTGCAGATACACGTGCATGACCTCGTGGGCGAGGGCCGCGCCGATGTCCCTGCGATGCGTGCGGAAGCGGTCGTTCAGTTCGATGAAGTACTCGGGCCCCGCGGCGAGTTCGACGGACGCGGCGTGCTGCATCTCGCGGAAGCCGACGATCATCCGGGCGTCGGGCAGGTGCAGGTGCCGCACCATCTCGCGGGCCACCCGCTGCGCGCCGAGGTGCAGGTCGTCCTGGTCGCCGAAGGCCACGTCGGCGGGGGCAACGCTGGCCTCGAAGGAGTGCACGGTGTCGTACGAGAGGCGTTTGTAGAGCGCCGTGACGGCGGCGCGCACGGTCTCCAGATGGGGGTAGCCGTGCACGACTGGACCGCCGTCGACCGTCACGTCCGTACCTCCTGACGCCACCCACCGGACACCGCGACCGGCCCTGCCCGGGCATCGCGATCCGCCTCAACTGTACGGCGCTCGCCTCGCCCCGACCGGATCCCGGCGACACGCCGTGGCCGGAAACCGCCCCTTGTCGTGAGCGGACACCGATCTCCATAATCCGCAACAACGCTTTGGCGGGCACATGTCACCCACGCGCATCCAGTGACGGCGCGACTGGGACGGCAGGGTTCGTCACGCGTGCACTGCCCCGCGAACCCCCCACCAAGGAGAGCCAGTTGAAGACCAAGATGCGTGGAGTGAAGAGAGCCGCCACCCTGGGCGCGATCGCGCTCGCCACCGTCAGCCTTCAGCCCGTCGCCGCCCAGGCGGCCCCGCACCCGGGCCCGGAGCCGAGCCCGAGCGTCGTCGGCGGCACCCGCGCCCAGCAGGGTGAGTTCCCGTTCATGGTCCGTCTCTCGATGGGCTGCGGCGGCGCTCTGTACGCGCAGAACATCGTGCTGACCGCCGCCCACTGTGTGGACGGCTCCGGCAACAACACCAGCATCACCGCGACCGCCGGCGCCGTGGACCTGCAGAGCAGCTCCGCGATCAAGGTGAAGTCCACCAAGGTCCTCCAGGCGCCGGGCTACAACGGCAAAGGCAAGGACTGGGCGCTCATCAAGCTGGCGAAGCCGATCGACCTGCCCACACTGAAGATCGCCAAGGACACCAAGTACAACAAGGGTGACTTCACCGTCGCCGGCTGGGGCGCCACCAGGGAAGGCGGCGCCCAGCAGCGCTACCTCATGAAGGCGACCGTCCCGTTCGTCAGTGACGCCGACTGCCAGGCCGCCTACGGCAACGAGCTGACGCCCGCCGAGGAGATCTGCGCGGGCAGGCTCGCCCAGGGCGGCGTGGACACCTGCCAGGGCGACTCGGGCGGCCCCATGTTCCGCAAGGACGACACCGGCGCGTACATCCAGGTCGGCATCGTCAGCTGGGGCAACGGGTGCGCGCGGCCGCAGTACCCCGGCGTCTACACCGAGGTGTCGACCTTCGCGGGTGCCATAGCCACGGCGGCCTCGCAGCTCTGAGGCCGGACGCCGTCGGGGCCTCCGCGGCCCCGACGGTTAGTCCAAGACCTGTCCCTCCTTTGTCCATGGGCGCGTCCGCCCCACCCGACGCATGGTGAGCGGCACGAATTCCGTCCCGTGGAGGGGTGCCGCATGCCGCCGTCAGACAGGTCAGGGCCGAGCCGTCGAGTCGTGGTCGCCACCGGCGCGATCGCCGGAATGGGCGTCGCCCTCGGCGCGGGCGGCAGCGCGTTCGCCGCACCCGCCGCACCCGGCACCGGAAGACGCCCCGCGGCCGAGGCGGTCCTGCGCTCCGCCGACCTGGACGTGCGCGTCGCCACCGCCTTCCCGAGCATCGTCTCGTACACCGACCGCGCGAGCGGCGCCCTGCTGCACGGCCGCGCCGACGCCCCCGCCACCGTCCTCATCGACGAGGCCGAGCACACCCCCAAGGTCACCGTCACGACGCGCCGCTCACGCGCCGCGTACGTCCTGACTTTCGACGGCGGCACCCGGATCGACGTCGAGATCACGGTCGAGGGCCGACAGGTCCACTGGCGCGTCACGAAGATCACGGACACGGCCGCGCTGCGCGTCGGCACCCTGCGCATCCCCGGACTCACCCTGCTCGCCGTGCGCAGCGACCAGCCCGGCGCCGCGCTCCTCGCCGCCAAGGTGCAGCTCGACAAGGCCAAGAGCGGCGACACCCTCGTACGACCCGCGAAGGACACGCCCGCCGAGGCGCCGACCGGCTGCGCGTACGCCGTCGTCGCGCACGACCGCCTCGGCGGCGCCGTCGAGACGAACACTGTCTACGACAAGCCCACCTCCGAGGCCGGCACCACCTGGGAGAACGGGCGCCTGTGGCGCGAGACGGTACGAGCCGGTGACCACGCCGAGGCACGTCTGGCGCCCGGCCAGTGGACGCACCGCGCCGCCACCGCCCCCATCGATGCCACCGAACCCCTCCCGTACGCCACCGTCGTCATCACCGGTGACCGCAACGGCGACGGCAAGGTCGACTGGCAGGACGCCGCGATCGCCTTCCGCGACATCATGGTCACCCCCCTCGGCGCCGACGAGCAGCACCTACGGGTCGTCCCGCACATCCCCTTCAACTTCGCCTCGCAGGCCACCAACCCGTTCCTCGCCACCCTCGACAACGTCAAGCGCATCCACCTGGCGACCGACGGGCTGCGCCAGTACACGCTCCTCAAGGGCTACCAGTCCGAGGGCCACGACTCCGCCCACCCCGACTACGCGGACAACTACAACACGCGCGCGGGCGGCCTCGACGACCTCAACACCCTGGTCCGCGAGGGCAAGAAGTGGAACAGCGACTTCAGCGTGCACGTCAACGCCACCGAGTCGTACCCCGTCGCCAAGGCGTTCTCCGACGAACTCGTCGACAAGAACAACGAACAGTGGGACTGGCTCGACCAGAGCTACCGCATCGACCAACGCCGCGACCTTGTCTCCGGAGACATCGTCAAACGCTTCGCCGACCTGCGCGCCCAGACCCACCCCGGCCTGAACGCCCTCTACATCGACGTGTTCCGCGAGTCCGGCTGGACCTCCGACCGCCTCCAGCGCGCTTTCCGCGAACAGGGCTGGACCATCACCACCGAGTGGGGCCACGGCTTCGAGCGCTCCGCGATCTGGTCGCACTGGGCCACCGAGACCGACTACGGGGGCGACACCTCACGCGGCATCAACTCCCGCCTCATCCGCTTCGTCCGCAACCACCAGAAGGACGTCTTCGCCGACAAGTGGCCCACCCTCCTGGGCGTCGCCCGCATGGGCAACTTCGAGGGCTGGGTCGGCAAGACCGACTGGCACGCCTTCTACGCCCTGATCTGGACCCACTCACTGCCCGCCAAATACCTCCAGGCGTACCCCGTCAAGACGTGGGGCGAGCACGACATCAGCTTCTTCGGGAAACCGGGTACGACCGTCTCCGACGCCACCGGAAAGCGCCGCATCACCACCGACGGAAACGTCGTCTACGAAGACGGCCGCTACCTCCTGCCCTGGGAACCCCGCAAGGCAGACGACCCCGCCAAGCTGTACCACTACAACCCCTCCGGAGGGACCAGCACCTGGCAGCTGCCCCGTGGCTGGGCACGCCGCTCCCGCGTGGCGCTCCACCGGCTCACCGACCAAGGGCGCGTCTTCGAGTCGTACGTCTCCGTAGTGGGCGGAAAAGTCACCCTCAAGGCGGAGCCGAAACAGCCCTACGTCCTCTACCGCGAGCGCGCCGCCGCCCCGCCCGACCCGCGCTGGGGCCAGGGCACCCCCCTGCACGACCCCGGATTCCACTCCGGGTCCCTCAAGGGGTGGAAGGTCACCGGCCCCGCCTCCGTGGAACTCAGCCCCCTCGGCGACCACGAACTGGTCATCGGCGCGGGCGGCGCCGCCTCCGTCGGACAGCGCCTCGCCCGCCTCAAGGCCGGCACCTACGTCGCGTCCGTGCAGGTCGAAGTCGGCGAGAAGCCGGGGGAGCGGCGCACCGCCACCCTGCAGGTGCGCACCGCGGACGGCATCACCGCCGCCAACTCCACCGACACGTCCACCGCCGGGAACTACGTCGCCGCCGACCGCAAGCACGGCACCCGCTTCCAACGCATGTTCACGCACTTCACCGTCCCCGAAGGCGGCGGCACGGCCGAGCTGACGCTGCGCGCCGCGGCGGGCGACGCACGCGTGCGCTTCGACAACGTACGGATCACCGCGACCCCGCGCCCCGCCAAGCTGCCCCGCGCCACCCTCGCCCACGAGGACTTCGAGCACGTCCCGCAGGGCTGGGGCCCCTTCGTCAAGGGCGACGCGGGCGACGTCACCGACCCGCGCACCCACATCGCGCAGCGCCACGCCCCGTACACACAGCGCGGCTGGAACGGCAAGGCGATCGACGACGTCATCGACGGCACGAACTCGCTGAAGTCACGCGGCGAGAACACCGGGCTCGTGTACCGCACCGTCCCGCACACCGTCCGCTTCGAACCCGGCAAGCGGTACCGCGTCTCCTTCCGGTACGAGAACGAGAAGGCGGGCCAGTACGCCTGGATCACCGCCGTCGACGAACCGGCACCCCGCGAACTCGACCGCAAGGACGTGCCGGTCGCCACCGGCCCCACCACGCTCTCCTACGAGTTCACCGCCCCCGCGAAGGGCGAGGCCTGGGTGGGCCTGCGCAAGACCGGCGACGACGGCAAGGCGGAGTTCGTGCTCGACGCGTTCGAGGTCAGTGAGGTCTGAGAATCCGAGCCGCGCAACGGGCCCGCCCCCTCTCCCGTGGAGGGGGCGGGCCCGGTCGTGGCGGGAGCCCTACGCGAACCGGACCGTCTCCCCGCCCTCCTCCAGCTCCAGAACCCACACCTCGTTCGCCCCGGCCCGCAGCACAGGACCGGGCACGTACAGCGTCGTCTGCGGCCCCGCCGACCAGTAGCGGCCCAGATTGAAGCCGTTCACCCACACGAAGCCGCGGGTCCAGCCAGGCAGCGCCAGGGACGCGTCACCCGGCGAGGAGACCTCCACCGTGCCCCGGTACAGACCGGGCCGCCCCTTCCCGGAACCCGCCACCGGAACCGCCCGCACCGCCGACGCCACGTCGAACGCGTCCAGGCGCAGCGCCCGCGCCCGCACCCCGTGCAG
The window above is part of the Streptomyces venezuelae genome. Proteins encoded here:
- a CDS encoding tyrosine-protein phosphatase, which produces MRISRARTRTATGLAISALALGTLPAWAAPSEAAAPTAPRHTAAASVAADRQIPLQGAVNVRDVGGYRTYDGERVGEGRVFRADGLSKLTDADLGTVAKLGLTKVIDFRVPAEVSYDGVDRLPAGLSPTSRPITDNGLFTQLLTAIGSRDPVKQEEMLGNGKAAAFMRDVYRTFVTDAANRAQFAATLRDIAASRSPLLYHCTSGKDRTGWTTYLLLRLVGVPERTAAGDYLASNTYRAAYDAKLREALKQGGLMQNPDLIIPLQEVRADYLDTALTEATQRYGGFSGYLAKGLGLDARTILQLRDRMVD
- a CDS encoding cold-shock protein, with amino-acid sequence MATGTVKWFNSEKGFGFIEQDGGGPDVFAHYSNIASSGFRELLEGQKVSFEVTQGQKGLQAENIVPA
- a CDS encoding DEAD/DEAH box helicase encodes the protein MNRSERPARPARKRPATAGGNTGGRGRPSGQAKGSAHGARKSGNRRPKPVQGGEFALPESVTPALPAVEAFGELDMPEALLKTLAAQGVTDPFPIQAATLPNSLAGRDILGRGRTGSGKTLAFGLALLARTAGHRAEPKSPLAMVLVPTRELAQQVTDALTPYATAVNLRLATVVGGLSITRQASTLRRGAEIIVATPGRLKDLIERGDCDLSRVRVTVLDEADQMADMGFMPQVTALLKQVEQGGQTMLFSATLDKNIDRLVRMFLTDPVVHSVDPSAGAVTTMEHHVLYVADETDKKAVAMRIAAREGRVIMFLDTKRAVDRFTKRLLANGVRASGLHGGRSQPQRNRTLDQFKNGQVTALIATNVAARGIHVDDLDLVVNVDPPTDHKDYLHRGGRTARAGESGSVVTLVLPDEKREMTRLMTDAEIRPNTARVTSSDEELVRITGAREPSGVPVVIEVPQPQQQPAARGGAQRRRRPRGAGGAAAGQGQGQGQRRVPRQGQGQGGQGQGGQARSGSAGAGGNGGGGRARRGRAGGGAQGGRRSAA
- a CDS encoding pentapeptide repeat-containing protein, translating into MTPEREPVALPLLDDDRAALRADCGSCSGLCCVALTFSKSSDFPVNKDAGEPCGNLAEDFRCGIHRDLRDKGYRGCTVFDCFGAGQRVSQGTFEGRDWRRDPATARQMFEVFPLMRQIHELLWYLTEALTHPQTRPIAADLERVLAETERLAQGSPDAVARTDVAAHRQVVNTLLLRTSELVRAEHHGQSGRGGKGGKGGKGAKKKDRRGADLIGARLKGADLKGVDLRGAYLIGADLRDADLRAADLIGVDFRDTDLRGADLTGALFLTQSQVNAAKGDDRTRLPAALHRPGHWSQD
- a CDS encoding S1 family peptidase; the encoded protein is MRGVKRAATLGAIALATVSLQPVAAQAAPHPGPEPSPSVVGGTRAQQGEFPFMVRLSMGCGGALYAQNIVLTAAHCVDGSGNNTSITATAGAVDLQSSSAIKVKSTKVLQAPGYNGKGKDWALIKLAKPIDLPTLKIAKDTKYNKGDFTVAGWGATREGGAQQRYLMKATVPFVSDADCQAAYGNELTPAEEICAGRLAQGGVDTCQGDSGGPMFRKDDTGAYIQVGIVSWGNGCARPQYPGVYTEVSTFAGAIATAASQL
- a CDS encoding endo-alpha-N-acetylgalactosaminidase family protein is translated as MPPSDRSGPSRRVVVATGAIAGMGVALGAGGSAFAAPAAPGTGRRPAAEAVLRSADLDVRVATAFPSIVSYTDRASGALLHGRADAPATVLIDEAEHTPKVTVTTRRSRAAYVLTFDGGTRIDVEITVEGRQVHWRVTKITDTAALRVGTLRIPGLTLLAVRSDQPGAALLAAKVQLDKAKSGDTLVRPAKDTPAEAPTGCAYAVVAHDRLGGAVETNTVYDKPTSEAGTTWENGRLWRETVRAGDHAEARLAPGQWTHRAATAPIDATEPLPYATVVITGDRNGDGKVDWQDAAIAFRDIMVTPLGADEQHLRVVPHIPFNFASQATNPFLATLDNVKRIHLATDGLRQYTLLKGYQSEGHDSAHPDYADNYNTRAGGLDDLNTLVREGKKWNSDFSVHVNATESYPVAKAFSDELVDKNNEQWDWLDQSYRIDQRRDLVSGDIVKRFADLRAQTHPGLNALYIDVFRESGWTSDRLQRAFREQGWTITTEWGHGFERSAIWSHWATETDYGGDTSRGINSRLIRFVRNHQKDVFADKWPTLLGVARMGNFEGWVGKTDWHAFYALIWTHSLPAKYLQAYPVKTWGEHDISFFGKPGTTVSDATGKRRITTDGNVVYEDGRYLLPWEPRKADDPAKLYHYNPSGGTSTWQLPRGWARRSRVALHRLTDQGRVFESYVSVVGGKVTLKAEPKQPYVLYRERAAAPPDPRWGQGTPLHDPGFHSGSLKGWKVTGPASVELSPLGDHELVIGAGGAASVGQRLARLKAGTYVASVQVEVGEKPGERRTATLQVRTADGITAANSTDTSTAGNYVAADRKHGTRFQRMFTHFTVPEGGGTAELTLRAAAGDARVRFDNVRITATPRPAKLPRATLAHEDFEHVPQGWGPFVKGDAGDVTDPRTHIAQRHAPYTQRGWNGKAIDDVIDGTNSLKSRGENTGLVYRTVPHTVRFEPGKRYRVSFRYENEKAGQYAWITAVDEPAPRELDRKDVPVATGPTTLSYEFTAPAKGEAWVGLRKTGDDGKAEFVLDAFEVSEV